The Humulus lupulus chromosome 4, drHumLupu1.1, whole genome shotgun sequence genome has a window encoding:
- the LOC133832388 gene encoding uncharacterized protein LOC133832388, which yields MDELLGIEPIVFSDDQEENHEIILTPLETEAELQRRSAIRKQFSEIMSKAVKSKGITGDPSSPSNSQAILDEVKDISGEPVGVIPESGLSDDLVKIEDEDIEDDVSYWNSSVKDDIRTIPIWIQVHNLDLKYWGRSLYKIVRQIGKPIREDTATKNRDRLQFARVMVEVNVSQAFPSTISFVNEKTEVIRLDVVYEWKPTCCSVCKGMGHEDTNCRKNQQNMTQVTAVWRPKNISQEGFQVVHAARKFVNKKEPIVNIGNAFGVLGDATEELRDVKYSGTFYTWNNKQCGDERVYAELDRVLSNLEWNSLYPTAEVVFWLEGIFYHSPTLLSVYPDIKGGKNPFRYFDMWSTAPRYQEIISNSWAKEVSGTPMFQVVQKLKFLKGRLKDLNKNHFGDIHAKVLIAMHHMHEVQKALQQDPLNVSKMEEELNACAQYRKCQDIYRAFLHQKAKVAWIKEGDGNTKFFHQCLKQRRVHNTVYFIKDMHGNWVDSKEGVNEAFLSFYKNLLGSQNCFRNKVLQYVLGMGPIITQEQHHFLLQEYSPEAVKRAIFSIPNQKAPGPDGYGSGFYKTNWDIIGVDVSKVVLSFLHLGQMLKEVNNTSITLIPKTNCPANVSDFRPISCCNVLYKAATKLICERLRTILPNLIAQNEGGFIHGRFIAHNIMICQDIVRHYRKKSVKPSCMIKLDLKKAYDIAKRGLSQGDPLSPLLFVICMEYLSRFLAKTACKPDFQFHYRCKELNLNHLYFADDVILFCRGDYKSIVLLLQGFKRFSVTSGLQANVNKSAIYCHGMKDDEVRRILLVSGFIKSQLPFRYLGVLICPKRIGSDECSVLVDRMVHRIRIWSTRHLSFAGRLTLINVVLVAIHLYWAQIMILPKAVLDRINDICRNFLWHGSADFSGPGLVSWTNICKSKTEGGLGLRNIVYWNYAAIGKHVWHISMNKENLWVKWVHSVYIQNQDWWEYTAPIDCSWYWRQIVKIKEKIKGVINRLKFENNYYSIADIYKALVDNSHSRFAYNDLWNRLSVPKHRIFIWLYLLRRLKTKDRLREHGMNIDPCCSICGVKVETHNHLFFGCFFSDRCVQILLGWLEIRTRFCTVEGIFKWIKRCKLSRFKKFVYWSILSSLIYHIWRVRNIAVWEDIVWSVHFMIKKIKWSVYNRILYTVPIGVNGKEWVWFHKVFDCI from the exons aTGGATGAGCTGCTGGGTATAGAGCCTATTGTTTTTTCGGAtgaccaagaggagaaccatgaAATCATTCTCACTCCTCTGGAGACGGAAGCTGAGTTGCAGAGGCGTTCGGCAATTAGGAAACAATTCTCAGAAATCATGTCAAAAGCGGTGAAGTCAAAAGGTATTACCGGAGACCCTTCATCTCCGTCTAACTCTCAGGCGATTTTAGATGAGGTTAAGGATATTTCAGGGGAGCCTGTGGGGGTTATCCCGGAGTCAGGGCTTAGTGATGATCTGGTGAAAATTGAGGATGAAGACATTGAAGATGACGTTAGTTACTGGAATTCATCTGTG AAGGATGATATTAGAACAATACCCATTTGGATTCAAGTTCATAACCTTGATCTAAAATACTGGGGTAGATCTCTTTACAAGATAGTTAGGCAGATTGGCAAGCCTATCAGAGAAGATACAGCCACAAAGAATAGAGATCGTTTGCAATTCGCTAGAGTGATGGTGGAGGTAAATGTGTCACAGGCTTTTCCCTCAACCATTAGTTTTGTGAATGAAAAAACTGAAGTTATTCGTTTGGATGTTGTGTACGAATGGAAGCCTACCTGCTGCTCAGTTTGCAAAGGAATGGGACATGAGGATACTAATTGCCGCAAGAATCAACAGAATATGACTCAAGTGACAGCAGTTTGGAGACCCAAGAATATTTCTCAG GAAGGATTTCAGGTGGTTCATGCAGCTAGGAAATTTGTAAACAAGAAGGAGCCTATAGTCAATATTGGTAATGCTTTTGGAGTGCTTGGGGATGCTACAGAGGAGTTAAG GGATGTTAAATATTCAGGAACTTTTTACACTTGGAATAACAAACAATGTGGAGATGAAAGAGTTTATGCTGAATTGGACAGAGTTTTGTCTAATTTGGAATGGAATTCTCTTTATCCAACTGCTGAAGTAGTATTCTGGCTAGAGGGAATTTTTTATCATAGTCCAACCCTTCTGTCAGTTTATCCGGATATAAAAGGGGGTAAAAATCCATTCCGCTATTTTGACATGTGGAGTACTGCCCCAAGATATCAAGAAATAATTTCAAATTCCTGGGCTAAAGAGGTTTCGGGTACCCCTATGTTTCAGGTTGTCCAGAAACTGAAATTCTTGAAAGGAAGACTTAAGGATCTGAACAAAAATCATTTTGGGGATATTCACGCCAAAGTTTTGATTGCTATGCATCACATGCATGAGGTCCAAAAGGCTCTTCAACAAGACCCCTTAAATGTCTCGAAAATGGAGGAGGAGTTAAATGCCTGTGCTCAGTATAGGAAATGTCAGGACATATATAGGGCATTCTTGCACCAAAAAGCTAAAGTAGCATGGATCAAGGAGGGTGATGGGAACACTAAGTTTTTCCATCAATGTCTGAAGCAAAGAAGAGTTCATAATACTGTTTATTTCATTAAGGACATGCATGGGAATTGGGTGGATTCTAAAGAGGGAGTTAATGAGGCTTTCTTGTCCTTTTATAAAAATCTCTTAGGCTCTCAAAATTGTTTTCGGAATAAGGTGCTGCAATATGTTCTCGGTATGGGACCTATAATTACTCAGGAGCAACATCATTTTCTTCTCCAAGAGTATTCTCCTGAAGCAGTTAAACGGGCTATTTTCTCCATCCCTAATCAGAAGGCTCCGGGGCCAGATGGCTATGGAAGTGGTTTCTATAAAACTAACTGGGATATTATTGGAGTGGACGTTAGCAAGGTTGTTCTATCTTTTCTCCATTTGGGTCAAATGCTCAAAGAGGTAAATAATACTTCAATTACCCTTATTCCGAAAACTAATTGCCCAGCAAATGTTAGTGACTTTAGACCAATCTCTTGCTGTAATGTACTGTACAAAGCAGCCACAAAGCTTATCTGTGAGAGGCTTAGAACTATTTTACCTAATCTTATAGCTCAAAATGAAGGGGGTTTCATTCATGGGAGATTTATTGCACATAATATCATGATTTGTCAGGATATTGTGAGGCATTATAGGAAGAAGAGCGTGAAACCCAGCTGTATGATCAAACTGGATCTGAAGAAAGCTTATGATATA GCTAAAAGAGGTCTAAGTCAAGGGGATCCTTTATCTCCGCTTCTTTTCGTCATTTGTATGGAGTACCTATCTAGATTCTTAGCCAAGACTGCTTGCAAGCCTGATTTTCAATTCCATTACAGATGCAAGGAGCTTAATTTAAATCACCTCTATTTTGCGGATGATGTTATTTTGTTTTGTAGAGGTGATTATAAGTCTATTGTGCTTCTCTTGCAAGGTTTTAAAAGGTTTTCTGTCACGTCTGGATTACAAGCTAATGTGAATAAATCAGCGATTTATTGCCATGGTATGAAAGATGATGAAGTGAGGCGTATCCTCTTGGTTTCAGGTTTTATTAAAAGCCAGCTGCCTTTTCGCTATCTTGGTGTGTTGATTTGCCCGAAAAGAATTGGTTCAGATGAGTGTTCTGTTTTGGTTGACAGGATGGTTCATAGAATTCGGATTTGGAGCACGAGACACTTATCTTTTGCTGGAAGGCTTACTCTTATTAATGTTGTTTTAGTAGCCATCCACCTGTACTGGGCACAGATTATGATTCTTCCTAAGGCTGTTCTGGACAGAATAAATGACATTTGTAGAAATTTCCTCTGGCATGGCTCCGCTGATTTTAGTGGCCCTGGTTTAGTCTCTTGGACTAATATTTGTAAAAGTAAGACTGAGGGAGGTTTGGGGTTAAGGAACATTGTTTATTGGAATTATGCAGCTATTGGAAAACATGTGTGGCATATTTCAATGAATAAGGAGAATCTTTGGGTGAAATGGGTGCATTCGGTTTATATTCAAAATCAAGATTGGTGGGAGTATACTGCTCCCATAGATTGCAGCTGGTATTGGCGTCAGATAGTGAAGATTAAAGAGAAAATCAAAGGCGTCATTAACAGGCTAAAGTTTGAGAATAACTATTATTCCATAGCTGACATATATAAAGCTCTTGTGGACAATTCTCATTCCAGATTTGCTTATAATGACCTTTGGAACAGATTAAGTGTTCCTAAGCATAGAATTTTCATCTGGTTGTATTTACTCAGGAGATTGAAGACCAAGGATCGTTTGAGGGAGCATGGAATGAACATTGATCCTTGCTGTAGCATCTGTGGAGTTAAGGTGGAAACTCATAATCATCTTTTCTTTGGCTGTTTTTTCAGTGACCGTTGTGTTCAAATTTTGTTGGGTTGGTTGGAAATCAGGACCAGATTCTGTACAGTTGAAGGTATATTCAAATGGATAAAAAGATGTAAACTCAGTCGGTTCAAGAAATTTGTGTATTGGTCTATTCTGTCTAGTCTCATCTACCATATTTGGAGAGTTCGTAATATCGCAGTTTGGGAAGACATTGTTTGGTCTGTCCATTTTATGATAAAAAAGATTAAGTGGTCTGTCTATAATAGAATTCTCTATACAGTTCCTATAGGAGTGAATGGAAAAGAGTGGGTCTGGTTTCATAAGGTTTTTGACTGTATCTAG